One genomic window of Luteitalea pratensis includes the following:
- a CDS encoding c-type cytochrome — MTKRHTRLFFVVGTSVFAAIFLGLTIHSHMRFGELTHAEAITPQVIAGKHVWHRKNCINCHTLLGEGAYYAPDLTKITQQRGEAYLRLFLRDPSRFYSEQRHGRVMPNMKLSDEQITDVIAFLTWVSNIDNQGWPPRPIVVSAALPDATAANAATAASGDPVALGEAVFRRSPPACFSCHSTTAGTVLVGPSMAGIATRAATLIADSSYKGAARSAPDYIRESILNPSAYVVPGPTFGAGGQSVMPPLGALLKPEEVEQLVAYLATFK; from the coding sequence ATGACAAAACGGCACACGCGGCTGTTCTTCGTCGTCGGCACCAGCGTCTTCGCGGCGATCTTCCTCGGGCTGACGATTCACAGCCACATGCGATTCGGCGAGTTGACGCATGCCGAGGCGATCACGCCGCAAGTGATCGCCGGCAAGCACGTGTGGCACCGGAAGAACTGCATCAACTGCCACACGCTGCTCGGAGAGGGGGCATACTACGCGCCGGACCTGACCAAGATCACGCAGCAACGCGGCGAGGCCTACCTCCGACTGTTCCTGCGGGATCCGTCACGGTTCTACTCCGAGCAGCGTCATGGGCGGGTGATGCCCAACATGAAGCTCTCGGACGAGCAGATCACCGACGTCATTGCCTTCCTGACGTGGGTCTCCAACATCGACAACCAGGGTTGGCCGCCACGGCCGATCGTGGTCAGCGCTGCACTGCCGGACGCCACCGCCGCCAATGCTGCGACCGCGGCCTCCGGCGACCCGGTCGCGTTGGGCGAAGCCGTTTTCCGGCGTTCGCCGCCGGCGTGTTTCAGCTGCCATTCGACGACAGCAGGGACGGTGCTCGTCGGACCGTCGATGGCCGGCATCGCGACGCGTGCCGCCACGCTGATTGCCGACTCCTCCTACAAGGGTGCGGCGCGATCGGCCCCCGACTACATCCGCGAATCGATCCTCAATCCAAGCGCCTACGTCGTGCCCGGCCCGACGTTCGGCGCCGGCGGCCAGTCAGTCATGCCGCCGCTGGGCGCGCTGCTGAAGCCCGAGGAAGTCGAACAGCTCGTCGCGTACCTCGCGACGTTCAAATGA